TCTCGGCAACGGGAAAACCGGCCTGGCCCCGGCCTATATTCGCCAGGCGGTGGAGGCTTCGCTGAAGCGCCTGCAAACCGACTATATTGACCTCTACCAGGCGCACCGTGACGACCAGGACACGCCGCTGCAGGAGACGCTGGCCACCTTTGACGCACTGGTGAAAGAGGGCAAAGTGCGCGCCATCGGTGCCTCAAATTATTCCGGCGCACGGCTGGAAGAGGCGCTGCAGGTCAGTAGTGATAACGGTTTTGCCCGTTACGAGACGCTGCAGCCGGAGTACAACCTCTACGATCGCCGTGAGTATGAGAGCGATCTGGAAGGGGTGGTGCAGGCGCACGGCCTTGGCGTCATCAACTACTACTCGCTGGCCAGCGGCTTCCTCAGCGGCAAATACCGCAAGCCAGAAGACGCATCGAAGAGCGCGCGCGGCAAAGGAGTGGTTGAGAAGTATCTGAACAAGCGCGGACTCAGTATTGTGGATGCGCTGGTGCAGGTTGCCGAAGCGCATCACGCCTCGCCGACCCAGGTGGCGCTGGCCTGGCAGATTGCCCGCCCGTCGATCACCGCCCCCATCGTCAGCGCCACCTCGCTGGCACAGGTCGACGAGCTGGCCAAAGCCGCAGAGCTGCAGCTGAGCGACAGCGATCTGCGCCTGCTCTCTGAGGTCAGCAGCTACTAAGCTATCTTCAGGCAGCAATCCGGGGATGCTTTCTGGCATCCTCGGCGACCAGAACAATACCCAGCCGCGCTTCATCCGGCTGAACGCTCCAGATTTCACCTTCCGGAATAGATTGCTGGTCATAGCGGACCCGCTCACCGTCATAGGGATAGAAATTGCCCTCTTCGGCATCCAGCACAAAGACGTTTAACTGTTCTGATGTACGGGCTCAACGGACGCTCTCACCTTGTTGAGCTCAGGCTCTGGCACACCGATGCCGTTAAAGGGAGGGCGTCCATCCCTTCTTTTAGCTTTTGCGTGACTGGTTTAAGGGCATCGCTTTTTGTCCGGGAGCCGGGTTCGGCCGCTGGCGTTCGCGTTGCTGGTTTAAGGGCGTCGCTTTTCGTCCGGGAGCCGGGTTCGGCCGTTGGCGACAGAACGCCGGGACGCCGTAAACCCTTCCCTGGGGGCTCGGATGCCGCATCCTTGCGGCATACGCCCGGCTAACCTGCTCGCCAACGGCCTCCCATACTGACATTTGCGTTGCTGCCTCAAAAACAAAACACACTCATTTTTGAAGAATTTGAAGAATTTGAAGAATTTGAAGAATTTGAAAGGTATATCCAGGACGTGTTTTAAGGCAGCGACACAAGGCATTGCAGGCAATCGGGGTTTATCCGGATAAGCGGACCTT
This portion of the Erwinia sp. E602 genome encodes:
- a CDS encoding aldo/keto reductase gives rise to the protein MSNLQHRQLGRSGIQVPRLTFGGNVFGWTADQSTSFSLLDALVEKGLNFIDTADVYSRWVDGNEGGESETIIGNWLHRSGKRDQIVLATKVGMDLGNGKTGLAPAYIRQAVEASLKRLQTDYIDLYQAHRDDQDTPLQETLATFDALVKEGKVRAIGASNYSGARLEEALQVSSDNGFARYETLQPEYNLYDRREYESDLEGVVQAHGLGVINYYSLASGFLSGKYRKPEDASKSARGKGVVEKYLNKRGLSIVDALVQVAEAHHASPTQVALAWQIARPSITAPIVSATSLAQVDELAKAAELQLSDSDLRLLSEVSSY